From the genome of Perca fluviatilis chromosome 1, GENO_Pfluv_1.0, whole genome shotgun sequence, one region includes:
- the dzank1 gene encoding double zinc ribbon and ankyrin repeat-containing protein 1 has product MMGNSSPRSALRFLNRRLGCPTGPQQTGSLPRLQSASPGVLKQLNGTPASRIHRETDFLRCAQCLSFRPSDPFARFCAQCGAAVPPVPEQRLPPAERGQMVCCVFCNALVPANTQTCLICEASVQPQLQPQASLKLQDHVLCVCCGTGNPAHISSCLTCESRLRAVTHTHTHTHTHTHKEKPLNLCVGVSVLQVVCVGTSPPSVRPADSRMLTCSRCKRLNRGDARYCDWCGSKPGHAASCVVCRRCGASGHPYAFYCAACGVFQEAPPTSCSDITPPVWGAATKQASAPTSHDATWQAVPVSGPVANANATTEQATQTVGLYYPSATELRRKEQQQLNRQQVTRERQPLLTAISPGRGYWRKQLDHVCAHLRSYAQNNGAFRALLGEPRMGRMVSAVIQEDRYEVSVTVSFVSSAREEPQVGPAADGADPAGRTETLSSVTERSADSSALRSDRSTALMKAPKPNLTPKPLVKDVQLLAELGPGRGLINVVQQLLDQGADPSCCTGDGRHALAVAVVNGHHDVLPVLVQRGADVDQQSGPMKNTALHDAAALGSEGLQCARVLLSCQAGVRWRNGGGQTAYDVAVNSGCNDMVSLLAARTGLDLLGKLGKLKLNLDVF; this is encoded by the exons ATGATGGGAAACTCTTCTCCTCGATCGGCGCTTCGTTTCCTGAACCGTCGTCTCGGCTGTCCGACCGGACCCCAACAGACCGGATCCCTCCCCCGTCTCCAGTCAGCG AGTCCAGGTGTGTTGAAGCAGCTGAACGGCACGCCGGCGTCCCGAATCCACCGAGAGACCGACTTCCTGCG gTGTGCTCAGTGTTTGAGTTTCCGTCCTTCGGATCCTTTCGCTCGTTTCTGTGCTCAGTGTGGCGCTGCAGTTCCTCCGGTACCTGAGCAGAGACTGCCCCCTGCTGAGAGAGGACAG aTGGTCTGCTGTGTGTTCTGTAACGCTCTGGTTCCTGCCAACACTCAGACCTGTTTGATCTGTGAAGCCTCCGTCCAGCCTCAGTTACAACCTCAGGCCAGCCTCAAactgcag gaccatgtgttgtgtgtttgctgtgGAACCGGGAATCCAGCTCACATCTCCAGCTGTTTGACCTGCGAGAGCCGCCTGCGTGCggtaactcacacacacacacacacacacacacacacacacaaagagaaaccGCTAAATCTGTGTgtcggtgtctctgt tctgcaggtggtgtgtgtggggaCCAGCCCCCCCTCTGTCCGACCAGCAGACAGCAGGATGCTGACCTGCTCCAGATGTAAACGTTTAAACCGCGGTGATGCCAGATACTGCGACTGGTGCGGCTCAaag cccGGGCACGCAGCCAGCTGTGTGGTTTGTCGGCGCTGCGGAGCGAGCGGACACCCGTACGCCTTCTACTGCGCAGCCTGCGGCGTCTTCCAGGAAGCCCCGCCTACTTCCTGCAGTGACATCACACCACCTGTCTGGGGCGCCGCCACAAAGCAG GCTTCAGCACCAACTTCCCATGATGCCACCTGGCAGGCCGTGCCCGTCTCTGGTCCCGTGGCTAACGCTAACGCCACCACCGAGCAGGCCACGCAGACTGTTGGACTCTATTACCCATCAGCCACTGAGCTGCGGAGGAAGGAGCAACAACAACTCAACAGGCAGCAGGTGACCAGAGAGCGCCAGCCGCTGCTGACCGCCATCAGCCCCGGCAGAG GTTACTGGAGGAAGCAGTTGGATCACGTGTGTGCTCACCTGAGGAGTTACGCTCAGAACAACGGTGCCTTCAGGGCCCTGCTGGGAGAGCCTCGGATGGGCAGG ATGGTTTCTGCCGTGATCCAGGAAGATCGCTACGAGGTCAGCGTGACCGTCAGCTTTGTGTCGTCTGCACGGGAAGAACCACAG GTGGGTCCAGCAGCAGACGGTGCTGATCCTGCAGGTCGGACCGAGACTCTGAGCAGCGTCACGGAGAGATCTGCCGACAGCAGCGCTCTCA gaAGTGATCGTTCCACAGCTCTGATGAAAGCTCCCAAACCAAACCTGACACCCAAACCTCTG GTGAAGGACGTGCAGCTGCTGGCGGAGCTCGGTCCAGGTCGGGGTCTGATCAACGTCGTGCAGCAGCTCCTGGATCAG GGGGCGGACCCTTCCTGCTGCACCGGCGACGGCCGACACGCTCTGGCGGTTGCCGTGGTGAACGGTCACCATGATGTACTTCCTGTCTTAGTGCAGCGAGGCGCCGACGTCGACCAGCAGTCTGGACC GATGAAGAACACAGCTCTGCATGACGCTGCAGCTCTGGGATCTGAAGGTCTGCAGTGTGCTCGGGTCCTGCTCAG